Proteins from one Pleuronectes platessa chromosome 16, fPlePla1.1, whole genome shotgun sequence genomic window:
- the LOC128458105 gene encoding ice-structuring protein A-like: MALSLFTVGQLIFLFWTIRINEANPDPAAKAAAVADPAAAAVAPAADAFSAAADTASDAAAAAAATAAAAKAAAEKTARDAAAAAAATARG, translated from the exons atggctcTCTCACTCTTCACCGTCGGacaattaattttcttattttggacaataag AATCAATGAAGCCAACCCCGACCCCGCAGCCAAAGCTGCCGCAGTCGCCGACCCTGCCGCAGCCGCTGTAGCCCCCGCCGCTGACGCCTTCTCAGCAGCCGCCGACACTGCCTCtgacgccgccgccgccgcagccGCCACCGCCGCTGCCGCCAAAGCCGCCGCCGAAAAAACCGCCCGAGACGCcgctgcagcagccgcagccacCGCCAGAGGTTAA